A window from Synechococcus sp. UW179A encodes these proteins:
- the fldA gene encoding flavodoxin FldA has protein sequence MAFTIFFATSTGKTEDIADRLKELLGTDAKDVDSISGVDELASAEALVCCIPTWNTGADEARSGTAWDDLITEIPDQDFGGKPVAILGLGDSSGYGDYFCDAMEELYSAFKKSGAKMIGQVSPEGYTFDESKSVVDGKFCGLPIDEDNESELTDQRLSSWVEQINSEA, from the coding sequence ATGGCTTTCACGATTTTCTTTGCAACATCAACGGGCAAGACGGAAGATATAGCCGATCGCCTGAAAGAACTCCTGGGGACTGATGCCAAAGACGTTGACAGCATCAGCGGTGTTGACGAATTGGCCTCCGCAGAAGCCCTCGTCTGCTGCATTCCAACATGGAATACAGGTGCTGATGAAGCACGTTCAGGTACAGCCTGGGATGATCTGATTACTGAAATCCCTGACCAAGATTTTGGCGGTAAGCCTGTTGCCATCCTCGGACTGGGTGACTCCTCCGGTTACGGCGACTACTTCTGCGACGCCATGGAAGAGCTATACAGCGCATTCAAAAAATCGGGCGCCAAAATGATCGGCCAGGTATCTCCCGAAGGATACACCTTTGATGAATCAAAGAGTGTGGTCGACGGTAAGTTCTGTGGACTGCCTATCGACGAAGATAACGAGTCTGAACTAACCGATCAACGTCTATCTTCATGGGTAGAACAAATCAATTCTGAAGCCTGA
- a CDS encoding SulP family inorganic anion transporter codes for MSASRHHLINGFHWRHWRGDLTGGVTAAVVALPLALAFGNAALGPGGAIYGLYGAIITGFLAALFGGTPAQVSGPTGPMSVTVAGVVSSLAAVGTSRELSQGDMLSMVMAAVVLGGLLQILMGVLHLGRYITLVPYSVVSGFMSGIGVIILCLQIGPLLGIRSQGGVVSSLQMVSSNFTPNPAAVAVGIATLGVVFATPRRVTKVIPSPLLGLLLITPIALWLFPENLPRIGAIPEGGLSFSAPNWSNHLPLLLRAGIVLAVLGAIDSLLTSLVADNISQSRHRSDRELVGQGIANSISGLFSGLPGAGATMRTVINIRSGGRTPLSGMTHSVVLLVLLLGAGPLAEGIPTALLAGILIKVGLDIIDWGFLLRAHRLSFKTALVMWGVLLMTVFWDLIGAVLIGMFVANLLTIESLTQHQLGNMDTDTDHLSTREQDLLRRCGDDLILFRMQGPLSFGAAKGISERMMLVRKYKVLLLDITDVPHLGVTASLAIERMVKEAERQQRTVLVAGASGKVKQRLAQFGIEHLIDDRVQALDQAVNWINQRNNQASGK; via the coding sequence ATGTCCGCGAGCAGGCATCACCTGATCAACGGGTTTCATTGGCGACACTGGCGAGGAGATCTCACAGGTGGTGTCACTGCTGCTGTCGTAGCTCTGCCGCTCGCCCTGGCTTTCGGCAATGCCGCACTGGGGCCAGGAGGTGCGATTTACGGTCTCTACGGTGCAATCATCACGGGTTTTCTTGCGGCTCTGTTTGGGGGAACACCTGCCCAGGTCAGCGGCCCGACAGGCCCGATGAGTGTCACGGTTGCTGGCGTGGTCAGCAGTCTTGCCGCTGTGGGAACAAGCCGTGAATTGAGTCAGGGAGACATGCTCTCCATGGTGATGGCAGCAGTGGTTCTTGGAGGGTTGCTGCAGATCCTGATGGGGGTGCTTCACCTTGGGCGTTACATCACCCTGGTCCCTTACTCAGTGGTCTCCGGTTTCATGTCGGGAATCGGCGTCATTATCCTCTGCCTCCAAATTGGCCCTCTGCTGGGGATCCGTAGCCAGGGAGGAGTGGTGTCATCACTGCAGATGGTGAGCAGCAATTTCACGCCAAACCCTGCAGCAGTGGCGGTCGGCATCGCAACACTGGGGGTGGTTTTCGCCACTCCAAGACGGGTTACCAAGGTGATCCCTTCGCCTTTGTTGGGCCTTCTGCTGATCACACCAATAGCCCTGTGGCTGTTTCCGGAAAACTTGCCAAGAATCGGTGCCATCCCTGAAGGAGGACTGAGCTTCAGCGCTCCGAACTGGAGCAACCACCTACCGCTGCTGCTAAGAGCGGGCATCGTGCTTGCGGTGTTGGGAGCCATTGATTCATTACTGACATCACTGGTCGCTGACAACATCAGTCAGAGCCGTCATCGATCAGACCGGGAACTGGTCGGCCAAGGCATTGCCAACAGCATCTCGGGACTATTCAGCGGGCTCCCGGGAGCAGGCGCAACGATGCGAACTGTGATCAATATCCGATCAGGCGGAAGGACCCCCCTCTCCGGCATGACCCATTCCGTGGTCTTACTGGTCTTGTTGTTAGGAGCCGGCCCGCTGGCGGAAGGGATCCCTACAGCACTGCTAGCAGGAATCCTGATCAAGGTTGGTCTGGACATCATCGACTGGGGCTTCCTGCTGCGCGCCCACAGGCTGTCATTCAAGACCGCCCTAGTGATGTGGGGAGTGCTGCTAATGACTGTGTTCTGGGACCTGATTGGCGCCGTCCTTATCGGAATGTTTGTGGCCAATCTGCTCACCATTGAATCGCTAACTCAGCATCAGCTCGGCAACATGGACACGGACACAGACCATCTCTCCACGCGAGAGCAAGATTTGCTGAGACGCTGCGGTGACGATCTTATCCTGTTCCGGATGCAAGGTCCCTTGAGTTTTGGCGCAGCGAAGGGAATCAGTGAAAGAATGATGTTGGTGAGGAAATACAAAGTCCTGCTTCTTGACATCACTGATGTGCCACATCTAGGAGTCACAGCAAGCCTGGCCATCGAGCGAATGGTCAAAGAAGCCGAACGACAACAAAGAACAGTGCTTGTGGCAGGTGCAAGCGGCAAAGTAAAACAACGTCTGGCCCAGTTTGGAATTGAGCATTTAATCGATGACAGAGTCCAGGCGCTGGATCAGGCCGTGAACTGGATCAACCAGAGGAACAATCAAGCCAGCGGAAAATGA
- a CDS encoding DnaJ C-terminal domain-containing protein — MAGSGYRDYFKVLGVERSADADAIKRAFRKLARQYHPDVNPGDTMAEAKFKEVSEAYEVLSDPDKRRRYEQFGQYWNQAGASGSGPGAAGFDVDFGRYGNFDDFINDLLGRFGGPGNGGFGGAPGGFAGGGFPGGGFPGGGFAGGGFPRGASRTPLNLDAEASVKVNFAEAFRGAERTLSVNDERVQVRIPAGVKTGSRLRLKGKGNLQPGTGRRGDLYLNLEVQPHPVWRLDGDQLRAELPVSIDELALGGNVKVMTPDGEAEVSIPAGTSPGRSLRLKGKGWPLKTGRGDLLLNLSVQWPTQWSDEQRKLLEKLREARTDDPRSDWLKSARL, encoded by the coding sequence ATGGCCGGCAGTGGATACCGCGATTACTTCAAGGTGCTCGGGGTTGAGCGCAGTGCTGACGCCGATGCGATTAAACGCGCTTTTCGCAAATTGGCTCGTCAATATCACCCCGATGTGAATCCCGGTGACACCATGGCTGAGGCCAAATTCAAGGAGGTGAGCGAGGCCTATGAGGTGCTCTCCGATCCAGATAAGCGCCGTAGATATGAACAGTTTGGTCAATATTGGAATCAGGCAGGGGCTTCTGGTTCTGGGCCAGGAGCCGCTGGATTTGATGTTGATTTTGGCCGTTACGGCAACTTCGACGATTTCATCAATGACCTGCTCGGTCGTTTTGGAGGCCCTGGGAATGGAGGCTTTGGAGGGGCACCAGGTGGATTCGCTGGCGGTGGTTTCCCTGGAGGAGGCTTTCCAGGAGGAGGTTTTGCGGGTGGTGGATTTCCGCGAGGGGCCTCGAGGACTCCCTTGAATCTCGATGCTGAAGCCAGCGTGAAAGTGAACTTTGCCGAGGCCTTTAGAGGTGCTGAGAGAACGCTTTCTGTGAATGATGAGCGGGTCCAAGTCAGAATCCCAGCTGGTGTGAAAACAGGGTCCAGGCTGCGGCTCAAAGGCAAGGGAAATCTGCAGCCTGGGACTGGTCGTCGCGGCGACCTTTATCTCAATCTCGAGGTTCAGCCACACCCGGTCTGGCGTCTCGATGGTGATCAGCTGCGGGCTGAATTGCCCGTTTCTATCGACGAGCTTGCTCTTGGTGGCAACGTGAAAGTCATGACACCTGATGGTGAGGCTGAGGTGTCGATTCCCGCAGGCACTTCTCCAGGCAGGAGTCTTCGGCTGAAAGGCAAAGGCTGGCCTTTAAAGACAGGTCGTGGTGATCTGTTGCTCAATCTCAGCGTGCAGTGGCCTACCCAATGGTCGGATGAGCAGCGCAAGCTGCTGGAAAAGCTGAGGGAAGCCCGAACGGACGATCCCCGTAGCGACTGGCTAAAGAGCGCTCGTCTCTGA
- the hemB gene encoding porphobilinogen synthase, whose product MDLTYRPRRLRRSPALRAMVRETSLSPADFIYPLFVHEGAGVEPIGAMPGASRWSLDHLTNEVKRAWDLGIRCVVLFPKVADGLKTEDGAECFNENGLIPRAIRQLKQEIPEMAIMTDVALDPYSCDGHDGIVSEQGVVLNDETVEQLCKQAVMQARAGADLIGPSDMMDGRVGAIREALDDEGFGHVGVISYTAKYSSAYYGPFREALDSAPRATGSKPIPENKDTYQMDPANAREAITEAQLDEQEGADIMMVKPGLAYLDIIYRLRTQSELPIAAYNVSGEYSMVKAAAEKGWIDERSIVLETLLSFKRAGADLILTYHACDAAEWIKEG is encoded by the coding sequence ATGGACCTCACTTACCGCCCGCGTCGCCTGCGCCGCTCGCCGGCGTTGCGTGCCATGGTTCGTGAAACCAGTCTTTCTCCAGCAGACTTCATCTATCCGTTGTTTGTGCATGAAGGTGCCGGAGTTGAGCCGATTGGTGCCATGCCGGGAGCCAGTCGATGGAGCCTCGACCACCTCACCAATGAGGTGAAGCGAGCCTGGGATCTAGGCATTCGTTGCGTGGTGCTTTTCCCCAAGGTGGCGGATGGACTCAAAACCGAAGACGGTGCCGAGTGCTTCAACGAAAATGGTCTGATCCCTCGTGCCATCCGCCAGCTGAAGCAGGAGATTCCTGAGATGGCGATCATGACGGATGTCGCACTTGACCCTTATTCCTGTGATGGTCATGACGGCATCGTGAGTGAACAAGGCGTCGTTCTCAACGATGAAACCGTTGAGCAGCTTTGCAAGCAGGCTGTGATGCAGGCCCGCGCCGGTGCCGATCTCATTGGTCCAAGCGACATGATGGATGGACGTGTCGGAGCCATCCGAGAAGCCCTCGACGATGAAGGCTTTGGGCACGTCGGTGTGATCAGCTACACGGCTAAATATTCATCTGCCTATTACGGCCCCTTTCGCGAAGCACTTGATTCAGCGCCACGTGCGACGGGCAGCAAGCCGATTCCTGAAAACAAGGACACCTATCAGATGGATCCTGCCAATGCCAGGGAGGCCATCACTGAGGCTCAGCTCGATGAACAGGAAGGGGCTGACATCATGATGGTGAAGCCAGGTCTAGCGTACCTCGACATTATTTACCGTTTGCGAACGCAGTCTGAGCTGCCCATTGCTGCCTACAACGTCAGCGGGGAATATTCGATGGTGAAGGCAGCGGCGGAGAAGGGATGGATTGATGAGCGCAGTATTGTGTTGGAAACGCTGCTGAGCTTTAAGCGAGCTGGTGCAGACCTGATCCTGACGTATCACGCTTGTGATGCAGCTGAATGGATCAAAGAGGGATGA
- a CDS encoding TolC family protein has protein sequence MARSAEPDALAPLMRSFDAYAKDLERLDEIWLGDGEQVPTNPPELMAPAADALPTHSVEVEIVEQVRVDLPQAIALAVLNDPVLQNSIAGVRKQQGLLRSVQGRFYPTVSLNIGGGYNQQINKNFAWQGNGSIPGYVPNTLPYVRSGGQNRYQTNIAAGSARLRVDYELLSFERSAALAEFAAELEQSNQLYGNQLRQLQLDVSEAYYQLQLAGQLKRIRQVVVTNDEVILDQVQAMNTVGLVPRVDLLRAEANLQQQRFLLEQADANLLSRRRRLSNIVNVPFSVTLEAREEVRLQEPWPLGLDETIVRGFDDNPQLQALQAARAALLRQADRQAAELMPRLGLFATTGYLASQSRSPLIELDGCCGAPIFVPGLNSQAGDWAAGFNLNWRLFDGGVTAGAVEASQAAADQVLQREAAERNAIRQKLETAFYDHRAALRQIIAANASYTAARDAYHDMRARYEFGLADYTDLADTISSLTTAMEQKASAMTSANVSYAQLLRELLVVPRSPEKPVTLPLTLPSQL, from the coding sequence GTGGCGAGATCTGCTGAGCCTGATGCTCTCGCACCATTGATGAGGAGTTTTGATGCCTACGCAAAGGACCTTGAGCGTCTGGATGAGATCTGGTTGGGAGATGGTGAGCAAGTACCCACTAATCCTCCGGAACTGATGGCTCCAGCTGCAGATGCATTGCCAACGCATTCTGTGGAGGTGGAGATTGTCGAGCAGGTGCGGGTCGATCTTCCTCAGGCGATTGCACTTGCTGTTCTTAATGATCCTGTGCTTCAGAACAGCATCGCTGGTGTCCGCAAACAACAAGGACTTTTGCGATCAGTTCAAGGTCGCTTTTACCCAACGGTGAGCTTGAATATTGGTGGTGGATATAACCAGCAGATAAACAAGAACTTTGCCTGGCAAGGCAATGGTTCGATTCCTGGCTATGTGCCCAATACCTTGCCCTATGTGCGCAGCGGTGGCCAAAATCGTTATCAGACAAATATTGCTGCTGGTTCTGCAAGACTAAGGGTTGATTATGAATTGCTCAGTTTCGAGCGAAGTGCAGCACTGGCTGAGTTTGCAGCCGAGCTTGAGCAGTCAAATCAGCTTTATGGCAATCAGTTGAGACAGTTGCAATTGGATGTGAGTGAGGCTTATTACCAACTTCAACTAGCTGGCCAGTTGAAGCGTATTCGTCAGGTTGTTGTCACGAATGATGAGGTGATCCTTGATCAGGTTCAGGCGATGAACACCGTTGGCCTTGTTCCTCGAGTTGACTTGCTGCGGGCTGAAGCCAATCTGCAGCAACAACGCTTTCTATTGGAACAGGCTGATGCGAACTTATTGAGTCGTCGGAGGCGTTTGAGCAACATTGTGAATGTTCCTTTTTCCGTCACTCTTGAGGCCCGTGAGGAAGTCCGTCTTCAAGAGCCATGGCCCTTAGGTCTGGATGAAACGATTGTGCGGGGGTTCGATGACAATCCTCAATTGCAAGCGCTCCAGGCTGCGCGCGCTGCACTTCTGCGTCAAGCGGACAGGCAGGCTGCAGAGTTGATGCCGCGTCTCGGCCTGTTTGCAACGACTGGTTATTTGGCGTCTCAGAGCCGTTCGCCACTGATTGAACTTGACGGCTGCTGCGGTGCGCCGATCTTTGTGCCTGGACTCAATTCACAGGCGGGAGATTGGGCTGCAGGATTTAATTTGAACTGGCGTCTTTTTGATGGTGGGGTCACGGCCGGTGCTGTTGAGGCGAGCCAGGCTGCAGCGGACCAAGTGCTTCAACGAGAGGCGGCGGAGCGGAATGCGATTCGCCAAAAACTGGAAACGGCTTTTTACGATCACCGAGCTGCTTTGCGTCAGATCATCGCTGCCAATGCCTCCTACACGGCCGCGAGAGATGCATATCACGACATGAGAGCCCGGTATGAATTTGGATTGGCTGACTATACGGATCTTGCTGACACGATCAGTTCGTTGACAACTGCAATGGAGCAAAAGGCATCGGCAATGACCTCGGCAAATGTGAGTTACGCACAACTGCTGCGTGAGCTGCTTGTAGTTCCGCGCAGTCCTGAAAAGCCAGTGACCCTGCCGCTAACGTTGCCGAGTCAGCTTTAG
- a CDS encoding HlyD family secretion protein, with translation MTEIDANQPADKKNRSWRKRAIIGGAITVVAAGLTGYFVRNHYYPGTNDAYVHAYTITVSPYVEGYIKKVHASPNQFVKKGQLIYEITPLPFQLSLEQQQHRLKAAIAEKSAMEDELMQAKEQLKDQQASKWIIDLNEQRYAYLQQQQVVALAKAQEFEASKLEAIAKTKSASIKVSQLEKNILKQQSIINALKAEAGQAEVNLNYTRYHAPMDAYVSNNFSIRKGQYVKPGQALFTLIDNSKWWVDANYRESQIHRIRVGMPAKITLDMYPNTSFEGNVINISRGSGAYESLLPPENATGNWVKVPQRFPVRIQLKQNNRHPLRAGSTAHARVNTTVP, from the coding sequence GTGACTGAAATTGACGCCAACCAACCAGCCGATAAAAAAAATCGCAGCTGGCGAAAACGCGCAATCATCGGGGGAGCAATCACCGTCGTAGCAGCAGGATTAACAGGCTACTTTGTTCGCAATCATTACTACCCAGGCACCAACGACGCCTATGTACATGCTTACACAATTACAGTTTCACCCTATGTTGAGGGTTACATCAAAAAAGTGCATGCATCACCCAATCAATTTGTCAAAAAAGGGCAATTAATTTATGAAATTACACCACTTCCATTTCAACTGAGTCTCGAGCAACAGCAACATCGCCTCAAAGCAGCGATTGCGGAGAAATCAGCGATGGAAGACGAACTGATGCAAGCGAAAGAACAACTCAAAGATCAGCAGGCAAGCAAATGGATCATCGACCTTAATGAACAACGCTATGCCTACCTTCAACAACAGCAGGTTGTCGCCCTTGCAAAAGCCCAGGAGTTTGAAGCATCGAAGCTGGAGGCCATCGCCAAAACCAAATCAGCATCCATCAAAGTTTCTCAGTTGGAAAAGAATATTCTCAAACAACAGTCAATTATCAACGCCCTGAAAGCAGAAGCAGGACAAGCTGAGGTCAATCTCAATTACACGCGATACCACGCACCCATGGATGCATACGTCAGCAACAATTTCAGTATTCGAAAAGGACAGTATGTCAAACCTGGCCAGGCACTCTTCACACTAATCGACAACAGTAAATGGTGGGTGGACGCCAATTACCGTGAATCACAAATACACCGAATCCGTGTCGGCATGCCAGCCAAAATCACACTGGACATGTATCCCAACACGAGCTTCGAGGGAAATGTGATCAATATCAGCAGAGGAAGCGGCGCTTATGAGTCATTGCTACCTCCGGAGAATGCAACAGGCAATTGGGTAAAAGTCCCCCAACGCTTCCCGGTTCGCATTCAACTGAAACAAAATAATCGACATCCCTTACGCGCAGGATCAACAGCTCACGCCAGAGTTAACACAACCGTCCCCTAA
- a CDS encoding MFS transporter, with the protein MLELLFFATDSIGVPAHTYVSGDVGGTPYLSIWFMVSFLVPAALVMPLVGGLKARYGVKTLAVLAPGLFGLACVFSSMATDPQWFMAMRIMQGLGGGFIPAIAGGYLGGELGKDYNPMGKGLVALAGISGSAIGIPISALLTWDLSWRFMYVAIGLIALVAVFIISSLMPRTPGDPTFEIDWLGYGFMSGGFGLLALSLVVGNQREWFADPIYVLMLWTSIVLLGLFAWRIFTKPKLIDTRIFKDINYCIGLVNLSSVVFFLFMVFALVPRFLMVATNNTIENYAFTFLPFVAAAITTGVLITPRISPYLIAENPRHKKWLCSSGILAFAFTALWIANTNSQQNNHNIGLQLICVGACFAVITGMEIQMALTTMAAELMVSASSVLFFCTNISKAISGGVSNAILTVTTQGSWTRFREHIHPSNPAMEPFLQPFQGHSAGITGSSWSQGSLELINKEIARQAEVVAFINIATTAGLVLLLLCALPLLHRSPTKTKGQGKSENGIQLTSPKR; encoded by the coding sequence GTGCTCGAGCTGCTCTTCTTTGCAACAGATTCGATCGGAGTCCCCGCCCACACCTACGTGAGCGGCGATGTCGGAGGAACGCCTTATCTCTCAATCTGGTTCATGGTGTCGTTTCTCGTGCCGGCAGCACTGGTGATGCCGCTAGTGGGCGGACTGAAGGCCCGATACGGCGTGAAAACGTTGGCCGTCTTAGCACCTGGACTGTTCGGCCTCGCCTGCGTCTTCAGCTCAATGGCCACAGATCCTCAATGGTTCATGGCCATGCGAATCATGCAAGGCCTCGGAGGGGGCTTCATCCCCGCCATCGCTGGGGGCTACCTGGGAGGAGAGCTGGGGAAGGACTACAACCCGATGGGCAAAGGATTGGTGGCCTTGGCAGGGATTTCCGGGAGCGCCATAGGAATCCCGATCTCTGCGTTACTCACCTGGGACCTCAGTTGGAGATTCATGTATGTCGCGATCGGACTCATTGCTCTGGTCGCGGTATTCATCATTTCCTCACTGATGCCAAGGACACCAGGAGACCCAACGTTCGAAATCGACTGGTTGGGCTACGGGTTCATGAGCGGTGGATTCGGACTGCTAGCACTCTCACTTGTGGTTGGCAATCAGCGCGAGTGGTTTGCTGACCCCATCTATGTGCTGATGTTATGGACATCGATTGTTCTTCTGGGTCTATTTGCCTGGCGCATTTTTACCAAGCCAAAACTGATTGACACACGAATTTTCAAAGACATCAATTACTGCATCGGCCTTGTCAACCTGAGCTCAGTAGTCTTTTTCCTTTTCATGGTCTTCGCTCTCGTACCGCGATTTCTCATGGTCGCAACAAACAACACAATCGAAAACTACGCATTCACATTTCTACCATTTGTTGCAGCAGCCATTACAACCGGAGTTCTCATTACACCAAGAATAAGTCCCTACCTGATTGCAGAAAATCCACGCCATAAAAAATGGCTTTGCTCCTCAGGAATCTTGGCATTTGCCTTCACAGCTCTATGGATTGCCAACACCAATTCTCAACAAAACAATCATAATATTGGCCTCCAACTGATCTGCGTTGGCGCCTGCTTTGCCGTAATCACCGGAATGGAAATTCAAATGGCCTTAACTACCATGGCCGCCGAACTGATGGTTAGCGCAAGCTCTGTTCTGTTCTTTTGCACCAATATTTCAAAAGCCATCTCAGGAGGCGTCAGCAATGCAATCTTGACCGTCACCACACAAGGCAGTTGGACTCGCTTCCGTGAGCACATCCACCCAAGCAACCCTGCAATGGAACCATTCCTCCAACCGTTCCAAGGCCATTCCGCCGGCATTACTGGCAGCAGCTGGTCGCAAGGATCTCTTGAACTGATCAACAAAGAGATTGCACGCCAGGCAGAGGTAGTGGCTTTTATCAACATCGCCACCACCGCAGGCCTCGTTTTGCTTTTGCTGTGCGCACTGCCACTACTGCATCGCTCTCCAACAAAAACGAAGGGCCAAGGGAAGTCAGAGAACGGAATCCAGTTAACATCACCGAAACGATAG
- a CDS encoding VOC family protein: MSAVQRLGHVAIRVTDMERAIGFYTDLGMRMVWEADDWCYLEAGDSRDGLALLGPKYKAAGPHFAFHFRDRAEVDVVHDRLKASGVAVGGVHDHRDGTASFYLRDPEGNWLEMLYEPPGGIPTNQPGVAQPD, encoded by the coding sequence ATGTCTGCGGTGCAGCGCCTGGGCCATGTCGCCATCCGCGTGACCGACATGGAACGGGCCATCGGGTTCTACACCGATCTCGGCATGCGCATGGTGTGGGAGGCCGATGACTGGTGCTACCTCGAAGCAGGTGATTCCCGAGATGGTTTGGCGCTGCTGGGTCCTAAATACAAAGCTGCGGGTCCCCATTTCGCCTTTCATTTCCGCGATCGCGCAGAAGTAGATGTGGTGCATGACCGTTTGAAAGCTTCGGGTGTCGCGGTGGGTGGCGTCCACGACCACCGAGACGGCACGGCATCGTTTTATTTGCGCGATCCCGAAGGAAATTGGCTGGAGATGCTCTACGAGCCTCCGGGTGGGATCCCTACCAATCAACCTGGAGTCGCTCAGCCCGATTGA